From Pseudoalteromonas rubra, one genomic window encodes:
- a CDS encoding Wzz/FepE/Etk N-terminal domain-containing protein, whose protein sequence is MNNRHLVCSDDDIYDKEINFLQLFKVIWQGKLIILLSTIAFSLLAVVYALSLPNIYRSEALLAPAEHAQSGVGSSLGGQLGGLASLAGVNLGSNQISKVQLAIATLQSRAFVKKFVDKYSLLPDLIAAESWDASTGKVQYDPELYDEQSKEWIREVSFPRTVIPSDQEAYESFSDMLRVNVLPDNGMIVLSIEHVSPLVAERWVSLLIEEINKEIKERDIKDSHEYSEYLAKELEVTKVAEMQVILNNLLEEQAKTVMFASVRNEYVFKVIDPALVPESKVAPKRAVICVVGFLIGLFIGVSITFVMAFNQKEFDN, encoded by the coding sequence ATGAATAATAGACACCTAGTTTGTTCAGATGACGATATATATGATAAGGAAATTAATTTCCTCCAGTTGTTTAAAGTTATTTGGCAAGGAAAATTAATAATACTTCTGAGCACAATTGCCTTTTCTCTCTTAGCAGTGGTTTATGCATTGAGCTTGCCCAATATATATCGCTCAGAGGCACTACTGGCACCGGCTGAGCATGCCCAATCTGGTGTTGGTTCATCACTTGGTGGTCAATTGGGGGGGCTTGCTTCGCTTGCAGGGGTTAATCTGGGAAGTAACCAGATATCTAAGGTACAGTTAGCTATAGCAACACTTCAGTCTAGAGCGTTTGTCAAAAAGTTTGTAGATAAGTACTCATTGTTGCCAGACCTAATCGCGGCTGAGTCATGGGATGCGTCAACGGGCAAAGTACAATATGACCCTGAGCTATATGACGAACAAAGTAAAGAATGGATCAGGGAGGTTAGTTTCCCACGTACAGTGATACCCTCTGATCAGGAAGCTTATGAGTCGTTTAGTGATATGTTGCGGGTAAACGTCTTGCCTGATAACGGCATGATCGTTCTTTCAATCGAGCATGTATCTCCCTTAGTTGCGGAACGTTGGGTTTCTTTATTGATAGAGGAAATTAACAAAGAAATAAAAGAAAGGGACATCAAAGATAGTCATGAGTATAGCGAATATCTTGCCAAAGAGCTTGAAGTAACTAAAGTGGCTGAAATGCAAGTTATTCTGAATAACTTACTAGAAGAGCAAGCAAAAACGGTCATGTTTGCCAGTGTTAGAAATGAATATGTTTTTAAAGTAATTGACCCAGCATTGGTACCTGAGTCGAAAGTCGCTCCGAAAAGAGCGGTTATATGTGTAGTTGGATTTTTGATAGGCTTATTTATTGGGGTATCTATAACCTTTGTGATGGCTTTTAATCAGAAAGAGTTTGATAATTAG
- a CDS encoding glycosyltransferase family 52, with translation MKNQLVCYTTLQLMIAERVVAKLGLSDVVFSFVTKKPYDSSTNFIGTLRDRGYSVNEYYYDGKVLETVFELVRVFSKVRADSIYIASIDNVFMHLILSKASYDSLYTFDDGSANVIKSSVYYNLEKRSYKFKLFYFLFFINFDASKVKRLSKAHYTIYPNRSNIIEKTVPVTLFDYKSEGMKNGKSINVLVGACYNEIFVEDCSTLIDNVCAFLDDTGLETVYVKHPREFSSKVANKFKMLDSRQVAEVHISNLLDEYETVNIYSFLSTCQLNLSSIPRVNNFVIYSEKMTSTFKSCIKEFSDEGFFTTLELD, from the coding sequence ATGAAAAATCAACTTGTTTGTTATACAACGTTGCAATTGATGATTGCTGAAAGAGTCGTTGCGAAGCTTGGGCTTTCTGATGTGGTCTTTTCATTTGTCACCAAAAAACCTTATGACAGCTCTACTAACTTTATTGGTACACTTAGGGATAGAGGTTATTCTGTCAATGAGTATTACTATGATGGAAAAGTGCTTGAAACAGTATTCGAGTTAGTTAGAGTCTTTTCAAAAGTCAGAGCCGATTCAATTTATATTGCATCAATAGATAACGTTTTTATGCACTTAATATTGTCAAAGGCGTCTTATGATTCGCTATATACATTTGACGACGGGAGTGCAAATGTCATTAAAAGCAGTGTGTACTATAATTTAGAGAAAAGAAGTTATAAATTTAAATTGTTTTACTTTCTTTTCTTTATAAATTTTGATGCGAGCAAGGTCAAGAGACTAAGTAAAGCTCATTACACAATTTACCCAAATCGTTCTAATATTATAGAAAAAACAGTTCCGGTTACTCTTTTTGATTACAAGAGTGAGGGGATGAAGAATGGTAAGTCTATTAATGTACTAGTTGGTGCTTGTTATAATGAGATCTTTGTTGAAGATTGTTCTACTCTAATCGATAACGTATGTGCTTTTCTAGATGATACAGGTTTAGAAACTGTATATGTAAAGCACCCAAGAGAGTTCTCTTCTAAGGTAGCAAACAAGTTTAAAATGCTGGACTCTCGCCAGGTTGCAGAGGTTCATATTTCTAATCTTTTAGATGAGTACGAGACGGTTAACATATATAGCTTTTTAAGCACGTGTCAGCTAAATTTGAGCTCTATACCTAGGGTAAATAACTTTGTCATTTATAGCGAGAAAATGACGTCAACTTTTAAGTCTTGCATTAAAGAGTTTTCTGATGAAGGCTTTTTCACGACGTTAGAGCTGGACTAA
- a CDS encoding exopolysaccharide biosynthesis polyprenyl glycosylphosphotransferase: MNNATEGLEKDTLDISTFVLNKRFKSKKEVMSQKVIYVYCPSDFQDELATILSDYNFEIVLNDYSIRDLSKKVFCHYKSAALTEEQRDYLVKATERGAWVEPLVSYLDERHNYTDIRLLHSSYFLHQKAFTILSNKRTQIMKRVADVLGSLVILLMTLPISILFAVLIKLESKGPIFYKQRRTGQYNEEFEIIKFRSMAQDAEKHGAKWASAHDSRVTRVGKFIRKTRIDEIPQLINVLRGEMSLVGPRPEREIFIKVLEEEIPYYRFRHAVKPGVTGLAQVSYPYGASIEDAVWKHKYDIHYIKHHSSLLDISILFRTVKTVLFGMGR, translated from the coding sequence ATGAACAACGCAACGGAAGGTCTTGAAAAAGACACTCTTGATATCTCTACTTTTGTACTTAATAAACGCTTCAAATCTAAAAAAGAAGTAATGAGTCAAAAGGTTATTTATGTTTATTGTCCATCAGACTTTCAAGATGAGCTAGCTACGATATTAAGTGATTATAACTTTGAAATAGTCTTAAATGACTACAGTATTAGAGACCTATCTAAGAAGGTATTCTGTCACTATAAAAGTGCAGCCCTGACAGAGGAGCAGCGAGACTACCTCGTTAAAGCGACGGAGCGTGGAGCATGGGTTGAGCCTTTAGTTAGTTATTTAGATGAAAGGCACAACTATACAGATATCAGGCTTCTGCATAGCAGTTACTTTTTACATCAGAAGGCCTTTACTATTCTTTCGAACAAGCGCACTCAGATTATGAAGCGAGTTGCAGACGTGCTCGGCTCCTTAGTGATTTTGTTAATGACACTGCCAATCTCAATATTGTTTGCTGTGCTAATAAAGCTGGAAAGCAAAGGGCCTATTTTTTACAAGCAAAGGCGGACTGGACAGTACAATGAAGAGTTCGAGATTATTAAGTTTCGCTCAATGGCACAAGATGCTGAAAAACATGGTGCAAAATGGGCCTCTGCACACGATTCTAGGGTTACCAGAGTGGGTAAATTCATTCGAAAAACCAGAATTGATGAAATCCCTCAGTTAATTAATGTACTAAGGGGTGAAATGTCGCTGGTAGGACCTCGTCCAGAGCGAGAGATATTTATAAAAGTATTGGAAGAAGAGATCCCTTATTACAGGTTCAGACATGCAGTGAAGCCTGGTGTTACTGGGTTAGCTCAAGTTAGCTATCCATATGGCGCTTCTATTGAAGATGCGGTTTGGAAGCACAAGTATGATATTCATTATATAAAACACCATTCTTCACTACTGGATATTAGCATTCTATTCAGAACTGTTAAAACGGTATTGTTTGGCATGGGGCGCTAG
- a CDS encoding oligosaccharide flippase family protein translates to MMKKSLIKGSLVYFIANMINALIPFLLLPILTRVLTPEEYGQVAMFSLFITGLSAFVGLNVVGAAARHFYNDDSSHASVRQYNSACLWVLLFSTFLIFIITYIFSGVLSDFLSLPVSWLYIALMSSFFSFLLQFRLSQWQVRENPVSYGVLQVLCSVLNVGASLYLVLYADNGSEGRIAGIAFSFLVCGLVATFLLYKEDLLGFSFLNKAYLKDALNFGVPLIPHIFGIFLLTSIDRFVINTELGLAHVGIYLLAYQLSSAISIVFDSLNKALLPWLYRSLSSGCTIIREKIVRRTYLIFISLIFLALLNFVISPIVLLFVAGDEYAEASKIISWLVLGQIFSGMYLFVTNYIFFSKQTAALSVVTICVGAGNLLLLFMLIPKYGLLGAAYAFSISMFFRFLFTWYLAAKKVEMPWLYFVKSRVL, encoded by the coding sequence ATGATGAAAAAGTCTCTTATAAAAGGTTCTTTGGTGTATTTTATCGCAAATATGATAAATGCCCTGATCCCTTTTTTATTATTACCAATATTAACTAGGGTTCTGACCCCTGAAGAGTATGGTCAAGTTGCAATGTTCTCCCTGTTTATTACAGGGTTATCTGCTTTTGTAGGTTTAAATGTTGTAGGCGCTGCTGCGCGTCATTTCTATAATGATGATAGCTCTCATGCATCAGTCAGACAATATAATTCAGCTTGTTTATGGGTACTGCTTTTCTCAACCTTCTTGATCTTTATTATCACTTATATTTTCAGTGGGGTTTTGTCTGACTTTCTATCTTTACCGGTGAGTTGGTTATATATTGCTCTTATGTCTTCTTTTTTCTCTTTCCTGCTCCAGTTTAGATTGAGTCAGTGGCAGGTAAGAGAGAACCCAGTGAGTTATGGAGTGCTTCAGGTCTTGTGTAGCGTGTTAAACGTAGGTGCATCTCTATACCTGGTTTTATACGCTGATAATGGTAGTGAGGGCCGTATAGCAGGAATTGCATTTTCATTTTTGGTATGTGGGCTTGTTGCAACTTTCTTGCTATACAAAGAAGATTTACTTGGTTTTTCATTTTTAAACAAAGCTTATTTGAAAGATGCTTTGAACTTTGGTGTCCCTTTGATCCCACATATCTTTGGGATATTTCTTCTGACTTCAATTGACCGCTTTGTTATCAATACAGAACTAGGGCTTGCTCATGTTGGAATATACTTACTTGCATATCAACTCAGTTCTGCTATATCAATTGTTTTTGACTCTCTGAATAAAGCATTACTACCTTGGCTATACCGCTCTCTATCTAGTGGTTGTACAATTATTCGAGAGAAAATTGTTAGGAGAACCTACCTTATTTTTATATCTTTAATCTTTCTTGCATTACTCAATTTTGTAATTTCACCTATCGTACTGTTATTTGTTGCAGGAGATGAGTATGCAGAAGCAAGTAAGATTATTAGTTGGCTTGTACTAGGCCAGATTTTTAGCGGTATGTATCTGTTTGTAACTAACTATATATTCTTCTCTAAGCAAACCGCAGCTCTGTCTGTAGTGACAATTTGTGTAGGTGCAGGTAATTTACTATTGCTATTCATGCTTATACCTAAGTATGGATTGTTAGGTGCAGCCTATGCATTCAGTATTTCAATGTTTTTCAGGTTTTTATTCACCTGGTACCTTGCTGCAAAAAAGGTTGAAATGCCTTGGCTATACTTTGTGAAATCGAGGGTGTTATGA